In a single window of the Pseudogemmatithrix spongiicola genome:
- a CDS encoding polysaccharide biosynthesis/export family protein has translation MRRFTLLTITFLLASASAPVARAQAPIRPGDRLIVVLADTVDTLPLRADGHVVLPRLGPLHVAGLAPSVAEDSVSRAYTRIFARRDVRITALRRVVVTGEVPRGDVFFVDATVGLAEAIALAGGVGPEGNRRRIELWRGGAMVARVRSTSGAALQQPLESGDIVLVARENWWLRNPFVIVSLLSSAVSLFIALSL, from the coding sequence ATGCGTCGTTTCACCCTTCTGACGATCACGTTCCTGCTGGCCTCGGCCTCGGCGCCTGTCGCCCGCGCGCAAGCGCCCATCCGGCCGGGCGATCGCCTCATCGTCGTGCTCGCCGACACCGTGGACACGCTGCCGCTGCGCGCCGACGGTCACGTCGTGCTGCCGCGTTTGGGGCCGCTGCACGTGGCTGGTCTGGCGCCGTCGGTCGCGGAAGACTCGGTATCACGGGCCTATACCCGCATCTTCGCCCGCCGCGACGTGCGCATCACCGCGCTGCGGCGTGTCGTCGTCACCGGCGAGGTCCCCCGCGGTGACGTCTTCTTCGTGGACGCCACGGTCGGTCTCGCCGAGGCGATTGCCCTCGCCGGCGGCGTCGGCCCCGAAGGCAACCGCCGACGCATTGAACTCTGGCGCGGCGGTGCGATGGTCGCCCGTGTGCGCTCGACCTCCGGTGCGGCCCTGCAACAACCACTCGAGTCCGGCGACATCGTCCTCGTCGCCCGCGAGAATTGGTGGCTGCGCAATCCCTTCGTCATCGTGTCGCTGCTCTCCAGCGCCGTGTCCCTCTTCATCGCGCTGAGCCTGTGA
- a CDS encoding sugar transferase: protein MVIGTARDVPRALEHPAVGAQWFQVCGVVTVAEDEDATTIRGQSDALHQLISSHRASVVLVAGPLGTAMMRAASDISQLHGCRLLAVMPSEVVAGHEPLVVWEGDAPLVQLAAHRRTEWQALLKRSIDIVLSATMLVVLAPLFAIIAAAIALESRGPVFFRHRRVGLRERAFHCLKFRTMVVDAEERLRRDPQLWATYREHGFRIPDNDDPRVTRLGRLLRRTSLDELPQLINVLRGDMSLIGPRPIVHEELEHYAGSERLLLSVRPGITGLWAVSGRHRLAYPDRAAVELGYVRTWSLRGDFAIAMRTVKAVADYGSVSAQR, encoded by the coding sequence GTGGTCATCGGCACGGCGCGCGACGTCCCGCGCGCCTTGGAGCATCCGGCCGTGGGTGCGCAGTGGTTCCAGGTCTGCGGAGTGGTGACGGTCGCGGAGGATGAAGACGCCACGACCATCCGTGGGCAGTCCGACGCCCTGCACCAGTTGATCTCGTCCCACCGGGCCAGCGTCGTGCTGGTCGCCGGCCCGCTCGGCACCGCGATGATGCGCGCCGCCAGCGACATCTCCCAGCTGCACGGCTGCCGCTTGCTCGCCGTAATGCCCAGCGAAGTCGTCGCCGGGCACGAGCCGTTGGTGGTCTGGGAGGGCGACGCGCCGCTGGTACAGCTCGCCGCGCATCGCCGCACGGAGTGGCAGGCCCTGCTCAAGCGCAGCATCGACATCGTGCTGTCGGCGACGATGCTCGTGGTCCTCGCCCCACTGTTTGCCATCATCGCCGCCGCCATCGCGCTTGAGTCGCGCGGCCCGGTGTTCTTCCGGCACCGGCGCGTCGGCCTGCGCGAACGCGCCTTCCATTGTTTGAAGTTCCGCACCATGGTCGTGGACGCCGAAGAGCGCCTACGCCGCGACCCGCAGCTGTGGGCGACGTACCGCGAACACGGCTTCCGCATCCCGGACAATGACGACCCGCGCGTGACGCGCCTCGGTCGCCTCCTCCGCCGCACGTCGCTCGACGAACTCCCGCAGCTCATCAACGTCCTGCGCGGCGACATGAGCCTGATCGGGCCGCGTCCCATCGTGCACGAAGAGCTGGAGCACTATGCCGGCTCCGAGCGCTTGCTGCTCTCGGTGCGCCCCGGCATCACCGGACTCTGGGCCGTGTCGGGCCGGCATCGCCTGGCGTACCCCGACCGCGCCGCGGTCGAGCTCGGCTATGTCCGGACCTGGTCGCTGCGCGGCGACTTCGCGATCGCGATGCGCACCGTCAAGGCCGTCGCCGATTACGGAAGCGTCTCCGCCCAACGCTGA
- a CDS encoding SLBB domain-containing protein — translation MVRHSFVIGFLAVALASSAAAAQQRIPSPSEAQALMQSRPDLANQVRQQITQSGMTPDQIRARLRAEGYPESFLDGLLPGGNAQGVNVTDDMIAAIGRLGIASSDDAAMLRTMLRSGDSLSTTRRIELPRVSDDSVRGPGADSLAYRLFGLETFRNATSEFMPVLDGPVDENYRLGPGDQLVLILTGDAELAHTLDVTREGFVMIPQVGQLSVANLTIGQLENLLYARLPRSYAGVRRGADAPTKFSISVSRLRAIQVFVTGEVERPASYRISSASTAMTALYAAGGPTSNGSLRRVEVRRAGKVIGALDTYDYLVRGDNAKDVRLENGDIVFVTTHGPRVRVMGEIMRPATYELLPGETLTDVIGVAGGLRPTASGLRLRIARIVPAAERSGAGQVRQVVDVAANAGALPAIPMVAGDEVTVLPIAERVRNRVVVRGHVWSPGAQGLRPGMTLGEALRAAGGPKPDVYLGQVSVTRLRADSTRMALRAMLRDSTGAVVNDFALQEDDEITVFSLTEFRPPRFVAIGGSVRRGGQYRWREGMTLRDLVLEAGGLREGAYLREAEVARIPEARNGRTTAQTIRVPLDSSYLADYAPGRPYIAPRGETAAGFRSAPEVPLLPYDNVLIMQQPDWLTPRSVVLSGEVRFPGRYTLVSKDERLSDVIRRAGGLTADAAVDAAYFARAVALTSFRADTSKLRRDSLALGSLVPDTVERARVGLDLAQALRERNSSDNLVLFDDDSLHVPVQRSTIEIRGAVNAPTSITAQGGARLSFYVRAAGGASLVGDERKAYVIQPNGQIQARRRILLVPVDPKPRPGATVVVPARSTENRASERIAMVSVIAQTVASLATVYAILR, via the coding sequence ATGGTCCGTCATTCGTTCGTCATCGGATTTCTCGCGGTCGCGCTCGCCTCGTCGGCGGCCGCCGCGCAACAGCGCATCCCGTCGCCGTCCGAGGCCCAGGCCCTGATGCAATCGCGTCCGGACCTCGCCAACCAGGTTCGGCAGCAGATCACCCAGAGCGGCATGACGCCGGATCAGATCCGCGCGCGGCTCCGCGCGGAAGGTTATCCCGAGAGCTTCCTGGACGGACTGCTCCCCGGCGGCAACGCGCAGGGCGTCAATGTCACGGACGACATGATCGCCGCCATCGGGCGCTTGGGGATTGCCAGCAGCGACGACGCCGCGATGCTCCGCACCATGCTGCGGTCGGGCGACAGTCTCTCGACCACGCGTCGCATCGAATTGCCGCGCGTGTCCGACGACTCGGTGCGCGGCCCGGGCGCCGACAGCCTCGCCTACCGACTCTTCGGACTCGAGACCTTCCGCAACGCGACCAGCGAGTTCATGCCGGTGCTCGACGGGCCGGTGGACGAGAACTATCGCCTCGGTCCCGGCGACCAGCTGGTGCTCATCCTCACCGGCGACGCCGAACTGGCCCACACGCTGGACGTCACCCGCGAAGGCTTCGTGATGATCCCGCAGGTCGGGCAGTTGAGCGTCGCGAACCTCACCATCGGGCAACTCGAGAACCTGCTCTACGCCCGCCTGCCCCGCTCCTACGCCGGCGTCCGCCGCGGCGCCGATGCGCCGACCAAGTTCTCGATCAGCGTCTCGCGCTTGCGCGCCATCCAGGTCTTCGTGACCGGTGAGGTCGAACGCCCGGCGAGCTACCGCATTTCGAGTGCGTCCACGGCGATGACTGCCCTCTACGCCGCCGGCGGCCCGACGTCCAACGGCTCGCTGCGGCGCGTCGAGGTGCGCCGGGCGGGCAAGGTGATCGGGGCGCTCGACACCTACGATTATCTCGTGCGCGGCGACAACGCCAAGGACGTGCGTCTCGAGAACGGCGACATCGTGTTCGTGACCACGCACGGCCCTCGCGTGCGCGTGATGGGCGAGATCATGCGGCCGGCGACCTATGAGTTGCTGCCGGGCGAGACGCTCACCGACGTGATCGGCGTCGCCGGCGGACTGCGTCCCACCGCCAGCGGCCTTCGCCTGCGGATCGCTCGCATCGTGCCGGCGGCGGAGCGCAGCGGGGCCGGACAGGTGCGCCAGGTCGTGGACGTCGCGGCGAACGCCGGCGCGCTGCCGGCGATCCCGATGGTGGCCGGTGACGAGGTCACGGTGCTGCCGATCGCCGAGCGCGTACGGAATCGCGTCGTCGTCCGCGGGCACGTGTGGAGCCCGGGAGCCCAGGGCCTGCGCCCCGGCATGACACTCGGCGAGGCCCTCCGCGCCGCCGGCGGCCCCAAGCCCGACGTGTACCTCGGCCAGGTGTCTGTGACGCGACTGCGCGCGGACTCGACGCGCATGGCCCTGCGGGCCATGCTGCGCGATTCCACCGGTGCCGTCGTCAATGACTTCGCCCTGCAGGAGGACGACGAGATCACCGTCTTCTCGCTGACGGAGTTCCGGCCGCCGCGCTTCGTCGCCATCGGCGGCTCGGTGCGACGCGGCGGGCAGTACCGCTGGCGCGAGGGCATGACCCTGCGCGACCTAGTGCTCGAGGCCGGTGGCCTCCGCGAAGGCGCCTACCTGCGCGAGGCGGAGGTGGCGCGGATCCCTGAGGCGCGCAACGGACGCACCACCGCGCAGACCATCCGCGTGCCGCTCGATTCCAGTTACTTGGCGGACTACGCACCGGGCCGCCCGTACATCGCCCCGCGCGGCGAGACGGCCGCCGGCTTCCGCAGCGCCCCCGAAGTCCCGCTGCTGCCCTACGACAACGTCCTCATCATGCAGCAGCCGGACTGGTTGACGCCGCGCTCCGTGGTGCTCTCGGGTGAGGTGCGCTTTCCGGGCCGCTATACCCTGGTCAGCAAGGACGAGCGCCTCAGCGACGTCATCCGCCGCGCCGGTGGCCTCACCGCCGATGCCGCGGTGGACGCCGCGTACTTCGCCCGTGCCGTGGCGCTGACCTCGTTCCGCGCCGACACCAGCAAGCTGCGGCGCGACTCGCTCGCGCTCGGCTCCCTCGTGCCGGACACGGTGGAACGCGCCCGCGTGGGTCTCGACCTCGCGCAGGCACTGCGCGAACGCAACTCGTCGGATAACCTCGTGCTCTTCGACGACGACTCCCTGCATGTGCCGGTCCAGCGCAGCACGATTGAAATCCGCGGCGCGGTGAATGCCCCGACGTCGATCACGGCGCAGGGCGGTGCGCGGCTCTCCTTCTACGTCCGCGCCGCAGGCGGCGCTTCGCTGGTCGGCGACGAGCGCAAAGCGTACGTGATCCAGCCCAACGGACAGATCCAGGCCCGGCGCCGGATCCTGCTCGTGCCAGTGGATCCCAAGCCGCGCCCCGGCGCGACGGTGGTGGTGCCCGCCCGTTCAACTGAGAACCGAGCGAGCGAGCGCATCGCAATGGTCTCCGTCATTGCGCAGACGGTCGCGAGTTTGGCCACCGTCTACGCCATCCTCCGCTAG